The Phacochoerus africanus isolate WHEZ1 chromosome 15, ROS_Pafr_v1, whole genome shotgun sequence genome has a segment encoding these proteins:
- the LOC125116436 gene encoding uncharacterized protein LOC125116436 isoform X1 has protein sequence MCSSKESSPPRAFPTGPGQPLLALLSCRRGVCLCLGSWPNTILWGLPAVRPPPQLPPPRPEPRPPLLTFRLGLRGGQAFQGCQARVDGVFMATAGAPALPTSPAEDPGEQSVWRFLGWPSAFLTPFLAGLRFCRLGRGHLCRDDACGLGLGPGRAGCSRASPSLLRPLLDWTRRPTFQRDWLEFPLGLSGFVLQSCLWRHPLDLQPCAVGKGSGISATVLWVVGAAQIPSLVGNFHVPQGRATLGAEARSSLGFPLGPRSSSPGPRDDGSPLRGPKPRCGAGQRSPAHPQQHAPPKVSSCPSRPAGPLATRLSRPLPGLLPPGGPAKLPPPPRPPWDPGSCGISSSPSPGLPCPCLTLHTRLSTRSSAGGLARLFGLLPEPATGQGT, from the exons ATGTGCTCTTCCAAGGAGAGCAGTCCTCCCAGAGCCTTCCCGACCGGTCCCGGCCAGCCCCTCCTGGCTCTGCTCTCCTGCAGGCGGGGCGTGTGCCTTTGTCTTGGCTCCTGGCCCAACACCATCCTCTGGGGACTCCCCGCTGTGCGGCCCCCACCTCAGCTCCCCCCACCGCGCCCAGAGCCCCGGCCCCCTCTTCTCACcttcaggctgggcctcaggggggGCCAGGCCTTCCAGGGTTGTCAGGCTCGTGTGGACGGTGTCTTCATGGCCACAGCTGGCGCTCCTGCGCTCCCCACCAGCCCGGCAGAGGACCCCGGGGAGCAGTCTGTGTGGAGGTTCCTCGGGTGgccttctgccttcctcacccCGTTCCTGGCGGGTCTCAG GTTCTGCAGGCTTGGCAGAGGCCATCTCTGCCGCGACGACGCCTGCGGCCTCGGCCTCGGCCCCGGGAGAGCGGGATGCAGCAgagccagtccatccctcctccgtCCTCTCCTGGACTGGACCA GAAGACCCACTTTCCAAAGAgattggctggagttcccactggggctcagtgggttcgTGCTCCAGTCGTGTCTGTGGAGGCACCCGTTGGATCTCCAGCCCTGTGCGGTGGGGAAAGGATCGGGCATTTCGGCAACGGTGCTGTGGGTCGTaggcgcggctcagattccatccctggtcgggaacttccatgtgccacag GGGCGAGCCACTCTGGGGGCAGAAGCCAGGTCCAGCCTTGGGTTCCCGCTCGGGCCCCGCTCCAGCTCACCGGGTCCTCGGGATGACGGCAGCCCTCTTCGGGGGCCCAAACCCAGATGTGGGGCAGGCCAGAGGAGCCCGGCCCACCCCCAGCAGCACGCACCCCCAAAggtctcctcctgcccttccagGCCTGCCGGCCCCCTCGCCACCCGCCTCAGCAGGCCTCTTCCGGGGCTGCTCCCCCCGGGGGGTCCTGCCaagctgcccccgccccctcggCCTCCATGGGACCCTGGCTCCTGCGGGATCTCGTCGAGCCCTTCTCCAGGCCTTCCTTGCCCCTGCCTGACCCTCCACACTCGGCTCAGCACCCGCTCGTCCGCTGGGGGCCTTGCCCGGCTGTTTGGCCTCCTCCCGGAGCC ggccacagggcaaggcacatag
- the LOC125116436 gene encoding uncharacterized protein LOC125116436 isoform X2, with protein MCSSKESSPPRAFPTGPGQPLLALLSCRRGVCLCLGSWPNTILWGLPAVRPPPQLPPPRPEPRPPLLTFRLGLRGGQAFQGCQARVDGVFMATAGAPALPTSPAEDPGEQSVWRFLGWPSAFLTPFLAGLRFCRLGRGHLCRDDACGLGLGPGRAGCSRASPSLLRPLLDWTRRPTFQRDWLEFPLGLSGFVLQSCLWRHPLDLQPCAVGKGSGISATVLWVVGAAQIPSLVGNFHVPQGRATLGAEARSSLGFPLGPRSSSPGPRDDGSPLRGPKPRCGAGQRSPAHPQQHAPPKGHRARHIEVPRLGDRSTLDRLASEQGQGWNLHPHGYPLCKSGGS; from the exons ATGTGCTCTTCCAAGGAGAGCAGTCCTCCCAGAGCCTTCCCGACCGGTCCCGGCCAGCCCCTCCTGGCTCTGCTCTCCTGCAGGCGGGGCGTGTGCCTTTGTCTTGGCTCCTGGCCCAACACCATCCTCTGGGGACTCCCCGCTGTGCGGCCCCCACCTCAGCTCCCCCCACCGCGCCCAGAGCCCCGGCCCCCTCTTCTCACcttcaggctgggcctcaggggggGCCAGGCCTTCCAGGGTTGTCAGGCTCGTGTGGACGGTGTCTTCATGGCCACAGCTGGCGCTCCTGCGCTCCCCACCAGCCCGGCAGAGGACCCCGGGGAGCAGTCTGTGTGGAGGTTCCTCGGGTGgccttctgccttcctcacccCGTTCCTGGCGGGTCTCAG GTTCTGCAGGCTTGGCAGAGGCCATCTCTGCCGCGACGACGCCTGCGGCCTCGGCCTCGGCCCCGGGAGAGCGGGATGCAGCAgagccagtccatccctcctccgtCCTCTCCTGGACTGGACCA GAAGACCCACTTTCCAAAGAgattggctggagttcccactggggctcagtgggttcgTGCTCCAGTCGTGTCTGTGGAGGCACCCGTTGGATCTCCAGCCCTGTGCGGTGGGGAAAGGATCGGGCATTTCGGCAACGGTGCTGTGGGTCGTaggcgcggctcagattccatccctggtcgggaacttccatgtgccacag GGGCGAGCCACTCTGGGGGCAGAAGCCAGGTCCAGCCTTGGGTTCCCGCTCGGGCCCCGCTCCAGCTCACCGGGTCCTCGGGATGACGGCAGCCCTCTTCGGGGGCCCAAACCCAGATGTGGGGCAGGCCAGAGGAGCCCGGCCCACCCCCAGCAGCACGCACCCCCAAAg ggccacagggcaaggcacatagaagttcccaggctaggagacagATCAACACTGGATCGTTtagccagtgagcaaggccagggttggaacctgcatcctcatggatacccg